From the genome of Homo sapiens chromosome 6 genomic scaffold, GRCh38.p14 alternate locus group ALT_REF_LOCI_4 HSCHR6_MHC_MANN_CTG1, one region includes:
- the LTB gene encoding lymphotoxin-beta isoform a (isoform a is encoded by transcript variant 1), translating into MGALGLEGRGGRLQGRGSLLLAVAGATSLVTLLLAVPITVLAVLALVPQDQGGLVTETADPGAQAQQGLGFQKLPEEEPETDLSPGLPAAHLIGAPLKGQGLGWETTKEQAFLTSGTQFSDAEGLALPQDGLYYLYCLVGYRGRAPPGGGDPQGRSVTLRSSLYRAGGAYGPGTPELLLEGAETVTPVLDPARRQGYGPLWYTSVGFGGLVQLRRGERVYVNISHPDMVDFARGKTFFGAVMVG; encoded by the exons ATGGGGGCActggggctggagggcaggggtgggaggctccaggggaggggTTCCCTCCTGCTAGCTGTGGCAGGAGCCACTTCTCTGGTGACCTTGTTGCTGGCGGTGCCTATCACTGTCCTGGCTGTGCTGGCCTTAGTGCCCCAGGATCAGGGAGGACTG GTAACGGAGACGGCCGACCCCGGGGCACAGGCCCAGCAAGGACTGG GGTTTCAGAAGCTGCCAGAGGAGGAGCCAGAAACAGATCTCAGCCCCGGGCTCCCAGCTGCCCACCTCATAG GCGCTCCGCTGAAGGGGCAGGGGCTAGGCTGGGAGACGACGAAGGAACAGGCGTTTCTGACGAGCGGGACGCAGTTCTCGGACGCCGAGGGGCTGGCGCTCCCGCAGGACGGCCTCTATTACCTCTACTGTCTCGTCGGCTACCGGGGCCGGGCGCCCCCTGGCGGCGGGGACCCCCAGGGCCGCTCGGTCACGCTGCGCAGCTCTCTGTACCGGGCGGGGGGCGCCTACGGGCCGGGCACTCCCGAGCTGCTGCTCGAGGGCGCCGAGACGGTGACTCCAGTGCTGGACCCGGCCAGGAGACAAGGGTACGGGCCTCTCTGGTACACGAGCGTGGGGTTCGGCGGCCTGGTGCAGCTCCGGAGGGGCGAGAGGGTGTACGTCAACATCAGTCACCCCGATATGGTGGACTTCGCGAGAGGGAAGACCTTCTTTGGGGCCGTGATGGTGGGGTGA
- the TNF gene encoding tumor necrosis factor yields the protein MSTESMIRDVELAEEALPKKTGGPQGSRRCLFLSLFSFLIVAGATTLFCLLHFGVIGPQREEFPRDLSLISPLAQAVRSSSRTPSDKPVAHVVANPQAEGQLQWLNRRANALLANGVELRDNQLVVPSEGLYLIYSQVLFKGQGCPSTHVLLTHTISRIAVSYQTKVNLLSAIKSPCQRETPEGAEAKPWYEPIYLGGVFQLEKGDRLSAEINRPDYLDFAESGQVYFGIIAL from the exons ATGAGCACTGAAAGCATGATCCGGGACGTGGAGCTGGCCGAGGAGGCGCTCCCCAAGAAGACAGGGGGGCCCCAGGGCTCCAGGCGGTGCTTGTTCCTCAgcctcttctccttcctgatcGTGGCAGGCGCCACCACGCTCTTCTGCCTGCTGCACTTTGGAGTGATCGGCCCCCAGAGGGAAGAG TTCCCCAGGGACCTCTCTCTAATCAGCCCTCTGGCCCAGGCAGTCA gATCATCTTCTCGAACCCCGAGTGACAAGCCTGTAGCCCATGTTGTAG caaACCCTCAAGCTGAGGGGCAGCTCCAGTGGCTGAACCGCCGGGCCAATGCCCTCCTGGCCAATGGCGTGGAGCTGAGAGATAACCAGCTGGTGGTGCCATCAGAGGGCCTGTACCTCATCTACTCCCAGGTCCTCTTCAAGGGCCAAGGCTGCCCCTCCACCCATGTGCTCCTCACCCACACCATCAGCCGCATCGCCGTCTCCTACCAGACCAAGGTCAACCTCCTCTCTGCCATCAAGAGCCCCTGCCAGAGGGAGACCCCAGAGGGGGCTGAGGCCAAGCCCTGGTATGAGCCCATCTATCTGGGAGGGGTCTTCCAGCTGGAGAAGGGTGACCGACTCAGCGCTGAGATCAATCGGCCCGACTATCTCGACTTTGCCGAGTCTGGGCAGGTCTACTTTGGGATCATTGCCCTGTGA
- the LTA gene encoding lymphotoxin-alpha isoform X1 produces the protein MTPPERLFLPRVCGTTLHLLLLGLLLVLLPGAQGLPGVGLTPSAAQTARQHPKMHLAHSTLKPAAHLIGDPSKQNSLLWRANTDRAFLQDGFSLSNNSLLVPTSGIYFVYSQVVFSGKAYSPKATSSPLYLAHEVQLFSSQYPFHVPLLSSQKMVYPGLQEPWLHSMYHGAAFQLTQGDQLSTHTDGIPHLVLSPSTVFFGAFAL, from the exons ATGACACCACCTGAACGTCTCTTCCTCCCAAGGGTGTGTGGCACCACCCTACACCTCCTCCTTCTGGGGCTGCTGCTGGTTCTGCTGCCTGGGGCCCAG GGGCTCCCTGGTGTTGGCCTCACACCTTCAGCTGCCCAGACTGCCCGTCAGCACCCCAAGATGCATCTTGCCCACAGCACCCTCAAACCTGCTGCTCACCTCATTG GAGACCCCAGCAAGCAGAACTCACTGCTCTGGAGAGCAAACACGGACCGTGCCTTCCTCCAGGATGGTTTCTCCTTGAGCAACAATTCTCTCCTGGTCCCCACCAGTGGCATCTACTTCGTCTACTCCCAGGTGGTCTTCTCTGGGAAAGCCTACTCTCCCAAGGCCACCTCCTCCCCACTCTACCTGGCCCATGAGGTCCAGCTCTTCTCCTCCCAGTACCCCTTCCATGTGCCTCTCCTCAGCTCCCAGAAGATGGTGTATCCAGGGCTGCAGGAACCCTGGCTGCACTCGATGTACCACGGGGCTGCGTTCCAGCTCACCCAGGGAGACCAGCTATCCACCCACACAGATGGCATCCCCCACCTAGTCCTCAGCCCTAGTACTGTCTTCTTTGGAGCCTTCGCTCTGTAG
- the LTB gene encoding lymphotoxin-beta isoform b (isoform b is encoded by transcript variant 2) — translation MGALGLEGRGGRLQGRGSLLLAVAGATSLVTLLLAVPITVLAVLALVPQDQGGLGFRSCQRRSQKQISAPGSQLPTS, via the exons ATGGGGGCActggggctggagggcaggggtgggaggctccaggggaggggTTCCCTCCTGCTAGCTGTGGCAGGAGCCACTTCTCTGGTGACCTTGTTGCTGGCGGTGCCTATCACTGTCCTGGCTGTGCTGGCCTTAGTGCCCCAGGATCAGGGAGGACTG GGTTTCAGAAGCTGCCAGAGGAGGAGCCAGAAACAGATCTCAGCCCCGGGCTCCCAGCTGCCCACCTCATAG